The sequence TGTCAAATTGTTGTGACAGCGCAACTTACCATTTTGTTTGCGGGAAGTATGGGTGATTACTGCATGCTTATCTTTAATCAAGGCCACTATGAGCAAATTTGACTCTCGGTTGGTGACTCCTGATACTGAGAAAGAATTCTATAGGGTGCAGGGTGATCTGCATTCTCTTAGCCGTGTTAAGGTACATTTGTCGAGATATTACATATTTTATATATTGAAAAATTTCCTGCTATgtctgttgttgttctttttatttttatgtatCTTCCTTAGCATAGATTTGGATTTAAGGAAGTGCATGCATGCCCAATAGTGATTCGTGAAACCACTACCAATGGAAGTAATTCAGCAATATACAGTTCAAGATTAATTATTTCTATAACTGATGCAAGAGCTATGATTAAAAGTGTTGAAAAGACGGAAAAATATGCAGGAAAGATGgctcaaaagacatgaaaggaacaCAAAGCACAAAATATTCACACAAGATGGTTTATCCTAGAAACCCAATTTGTAAGCTAAGCTTAAAGAAGCAAGATACAATTGAGCTACAATTCATTCTCAAGAAAGTACAAGGCCAATTGACTTTGGAATGTCTCCTTATACCTTCTACAATGACCATTTCTTTTTACTGTGCAATATCACTGTAATTTGAACTGCTGTAACATAAAATCATCTGTTATTAATATTTTTAGCAATTAGGATGTGAAGAGGCATTGGCgattctttgttttcttttaagaACCTGAATAGTAGGAGAAACAGCCAAACATATCAGTGTCTATTCATTTgcttcaatttttctttctttatttccatTTTTAATTGCTCTCTTATTACATGAAAGCCCATATACTTTTGTCCATCTAGAACATATGCACAAGATATTTATATGTGCAATAATGACCATCAAGTCCATCAACAACTTCACTTCTTACATTTACTCTTCTAATCAACAATGATGCCATTGATGATTTGTTACAACCATCAGTGCTGAAAAATGTTCAAACATAAATTCTACATCCATGTTGACTGAGAACCAGTGTGGGGCAAGGGTGATGATCTCTACATTCTGAGTCTGAAAATACAATTATTCAAGGCATTATAGGATCATAGGCTGCTCTGAGTGGATCCTACCATCATGTCAAAGCCCTTGACTGTGATGTGATATCATAATGAGCATAAATAAATCCTTCAAACAGTGGTGGTAGAAGTTACAAAAGACTCTTTGCAAGTTACCCATCATGTCATACCAAGTGCCTCTTCATAGATATTAAAAATGAGACTAAGGAGAAGCTGAATATTGATTGCAATAGTTATAAATAGTAGCAAAAGTTTACTATAACTGCAATTGTGTCTTCTTAGAAATTAATCCATTAAGAGTttatagaagaaagaagagaaCGCTCAAAATAATGTGCTACAACCCTTAGATATGTGCTGCTAGAGTGAAGACAATGTTGGATGATGATAACAGTGGTGGGGTGTAATATCCCTTTTGTTCaaaattttaatgttttgattgaggGATATTTTCTGACCTCTGATTTAATTGCTCTTTATTTTTTTTGATTTGATGTTTTTGGAATAGAAATATAATGCTAGAAATAAACCCTGAATTGCAATTTAACTATTTGATTTTAAAACAACAAATTTCACAGTTAAACCCTTACTTgccaaaattaaattaattaaatatatgctTACCTGAATTGCCTAGAAATAGATAATATATTATTTGCTGATAATATTTACTGACCAGCTACAGACAATAATCACAATTCTGGAAAATGATGATCAACTTTGGGTATTCATGCCTAGACTGGTGAATTGCATACAATAAATTCAAACATCCAAGTGTGAGCATGTGGAAGCTAGAATGAGGGTGGCTGGCTGGGAGAAGATGAAACATCCCTTTGCAGCCCTGTTTGGTCCAAAATGTGCCCTAGGAAAGCCACGCACTTCCTCTTGAAATCCTCAAATTGGTACCGCTGAAAATTCCTATGATATTCCTCTTGTATTGTGTGCAATAACTATTTAAATCTGCCCTATAGAATGCTTTCAACTTGCAGATCAGTAATCCCTAAATATATTCTTGAATCCTCACAAATTTTGTGAAATTAAGCTCAATTGAAGCCTTTGAATGAAGCCTCCTAAAATCAATGCTCTTGGATGATGTTCTACGCATGCAAGAATTCGAACTCTTGGGAGTTTTCATTCCCATAAACTTGAAATTCTCCAATTGTAGCAAACCCTTGCTCACAATTTCTCCAATTCTTCAAAAGTAATCATAATAATGAATGAGAAATTGATTACTTTTTAGCTTTTTATACCTTCCTCAAAGGGCATGATTTTCTATGTGCCTTTCGAATCATCAAAAAGCACATTAAATATTTGCTTTTTGATATAACTTAACATCTCCATGATGGGTGCCCAAGTTAGCTAAATACATTgtctatattaaattattaaatgccttacaTTTTAATGCCCCTATTAATAACCtttcaatttaatttaatattattaaatcatttaactttaataataattaaattaatcctcCAATCATTAATATAAGCCAAAATAATAATCTTCTGATAATTCTATTAACTCTCGGAACATCACCAAGGCATGGCAGATCATCTAGATGCCTTACTGTAAATAGTAAGGTTGGACCCCATCATCCCGATGACTTACTAAAATAGTAAGTGTTTGTCAAACCCTCTGAAAGATCCCTAGAAGGCGATCCATGAACCAACTGGAGAATTGAAGTTGAGTCCGAGGCCAGTTCCCCCAAAATagcatttactataaatagtaatatgCTAAACATAGGCCCAAATATTTAGGCTTTAAAATTGAAGGTGTTGCATGCTGGAGCTGAAAGGAGACTGAAGCCATGGCTAGCTGCCAAAAATGGtggttactataaatagtaactgctaaaaatagtaactaAAAATAAGTCCTCCAATTGACTAATCGGTGTCTAAactaacacttactaaaaataataacttactataaatagttagTGCTGGACAAGCCCAAAATCACCCCAGAAATTGTCATTCATCTCCACTAACCCGTTTGAAAACACTTGCAGCATCAATTACTCCGATCATGTTGGCACTAAGCTGGAGACAAGCACTAACTATACTACAAGAGGGCCTAAAaatataatgtccccatttttccaaTGATCAGTTAAGAATCCTAGATTTGCTTGTTAGTCATCTCCGCAGGCAAATGATGGGGTTAGGAGATGTTTGGTTCACCAAGAGGAGCTATACTTAGCCAATTTTGGAGCTTGGTGGGAAATTATTCAATAAAGTTTATAATAAAAGCTTATAAAAGCTTATAAGACCGACCTGAGGGGGTGTTAAGGATACCAACAGGTACATAGGATGATAGAGTATCATCCCCATGCTGCTCTCGCATGACGAGGAAATGATCTAACTCTTTCCCAGCCTCATTTGTAGCAATGACATTAGTGGCTGATCCACTAAGTGTGTATTCAACGTGGTCACACATCTCTAAGGCGTGAGCATTTAATGGCTGCTCAACCAAAGATAACTCATGGGTCTCAAGATGCAAGTTATGTGTACCAATAAATTTTTCTAAATCATACCTCTTGTCTTATTCAAACATAATTGCATATTCTTCATGCTTGCTTACCTCAAGAAGCTCCTCCTTTGTATGCTCAACTTTAATATGCTCTTCCCTTGGAAGAATTAGAGATCTAAGGTGTGACTCCCCTTGCTTCTTTGCTTGATCTAGCTGGTTGCAACGTTCTTCGATTTCTTGCAAACGCTGTTTTGCTTGGGCAGCTAATAACCTTGCCTTTTTAGCTCTTTGCAACCATCTATCACACATGACCTGTGTCTTGTTCACCTTTTCCAAGGTCTGATATACAAAATCAGACTTGCCATGACTTGAATTTTTAACGCATAAATCATTTTTAACACCCAAATCTTGAGTGTCATTGCTAGGAATCTTCATACAACCCTCTTCCACATGTGGAATGGCTGTTACCTCATGATAGTGCAAAGAATTGTGACTGCTGCTACAAAAATCAGAACTGTTAGAGCTTGTATCCTTTGCACATTCCTCATCTTTGACACTTCAACTCGCGTGCCGACATTGGTAGATCCTTCCGCAACATTTTTGTCATTTACTAACACATCTACATCATGATTATGCTCAATAGTTTGGCTACAGTTGCAAAAATCAGAATTATTGTCATACCTTTGTGTCATGTTTTCAACATCTCCAAGGACTTCCTCCTTCCCTAATGCATCTTTTGTATTGGTAAAATCATTTGCATTAGCATGTGTTTTCCTTTCTTTTGCAAACAAAGGATCCAATATCTCTGGATGTTGTAGAAGCTTTGTTAGATTCTTATCATAGTTTTGAAAAGCCTACATGAGCTCTAGCATGAGATCCTGTATAGACTTCATTCTACCTATACTGAAACAATGCAAGAGTGTTGGCCACTCAAATGTCAACCGTGTGAGCTCAATGATTCCCAATTGAATCTCTACAAATTGATCCTAGTTTCCCTATAAACCGAATCTCTTGCGGGTATTAAACCTGTGATGCCCAAACTATTGGTGATGCATATGAAATCCCCTAACCCTCCAGGATGGCAGGATcagagctttgataccactgtgatgaacccttgctggttcaattcttcaatctgctgtaatttaatattttttctgtGTTTTTGATTATTAGAGATGGTCTTTCAGAattagacagaagttgcagaagtggtttctttaatttgcaaaaGGGGTCTCTTTAATTTGCAGAAGGGGTTTCTTTAAGTTGCAGAAGAATACATGAAATTAATCAGCTCAAACAAGAAATTGgggaatttagaagcatacccgtaggtccttagccaatttattgaaattaaaagattcaaaccaacaacttacaaagttctgagtTTTATTCTGaaaacaattcagatctgctcttatttaataaTAAGACGCCCAAACAGTAAGAAGATGGCGCCAATAAGtgagcaagctgtgtgtttgggaaagAGACCTTCAAACCATAGAAAATTATCAGCAATAACAGCAAATAGaaaacctacaacaaatctgccttgtaagaagccaaatctgccccaatttgattcaatttgacttctgaatgaagccaagctgcaacaattcgattgatctttcacaatctcaaagctattGAATTCTAaagaatgcacgctctccaaaataggtccaaaccctagccgtcatagccaagtgctcagaagaaatgtcaaatgctcaatatccaATTAATGATGTCTAATTTCATCTTGGCCGCCTAAATACCCAAATGGTGTGATTTTAGCTTTTAGggttttaaaaataataacttgcttttagggttccccACTTAACCCAAAAAGGGACACCCAACTTAGGAGATATTAAATTTTCacaaaaataaatttaagtgatgcactttatgattttattttaatatttcattaaaacattAATTGCCTGCGAGAACCATTTAAAAATTCATATCTCCCTCATTATCGCTTAGAAACTGAATCCGTTAGAAGCTGGGGCCACAGTTTGCCATGCTagtgaaaataggaccatgtccatttttagcagtttttccctaaaaaataggaaaccctcatatgatgtcagaaactgatgaaacgaagaccATAACTGAACTCAACACTGATCTAGAACAAATAGATtgaccactcctcaagatactgcatcagtgacccccttatccataccctgttagcctacaagggtccaaaaataagCTAACTCCTCAAACTCTGATGCTCACGAAAACGGGGACATTACATTGGCATCTTACAAAAAATAGGGACATTGTTGTTGTGTAGGTAGGTCGggtcccttctagggccgacctagtgcacaaaatgccaagtggcctatcggcctcggcatttggatatctcagttgtatgagttTAATTTGGGGCAAGCCCTATTTAGGCGAACCACTTGTCtataacttgtgattaagttaaaagTAACTGgtaactaagggagactcatatgtaacttgtaatatataggtatGACCCTATCCTTGTagccaaaagtatatggccgacttgaggtctattaggaagtattgattcatatatatgcaaggtcatgattgcatcaatgaCATGAATTCAAgaacatgaaggacatgtagtgttCTCGGGGGTGACAATAAGAGcttatcatctatggttgggaaggcaacatatctgatgtttgcctgtggttaatgAGCACTACCAttaaatcaacatggtatcagagtgggttccttctatagagcctaaccaCTTGAAGGTAGATCTTGTGCTTTTGAGGGAGTTCAATCAAAGTAATTTGCAGACTAAGAAATCTAAGTGCAGGCAAAGACGATTACTTGAAATTTGAGCTGCGATATACAGATGTGAGCATCGCGAATGCCCTGCAGCGAGTGATGATCGCAGAGGTGCCAACGATCGCCCTAGACTTGGTGGAAATTGAGAACAATTCGCCAGTACTCAATGACGAATTCATTACGCATAGGCTAGGCCTCATCCCGCTCACCTCCAAGCGCGCAATGGAGATGAGCTTCTCGTGCGACTGCGATCGGTGCGATGGCGACGTGCAGTGCAATGACTGCTCTGTTGAATTCACCCTCCTCGCCAAATGCGACGGTGACCAAATCCTCGATGTCACTAGCTTAGACCTCATGTCCTCTGATCAACAAGTCGTTCCCATTGATGTCGCCAACCGTGCTACTTGCGATTACGACCTGACCGAATGGAGGGGCATAATCATAGTTAAACTTTGACGTGGTTAGGAATTGAAGCTTCGTGCCATAGCTAGGAAGGGTATTGGCAAGGACCATGCCAAATTGTCGCCGACTGCAACGGTTACTTTCATGTACGAGACTGGTATTGAAATATCGAAATGCTGACGGCAAGTGGAGTCGCTATGGACATCTTTGTCCATTTCAACATTCTATATTCGAATTCTTCATTCGGGGAGGAGAACATGTTGTGGAGGATTCTCTCCGACGATCGTAACATTTTACTAGCAAAATCTGTGAGATGGGGGTGTCCTCTTGTTTTCGGCATTTTAGTGGTACTCCATCCAAAACTTGTTATCCCAATGGAGTACCGAATTGCTCTCAACTCCGGAATAGAGTATTGCTTGGCGCACCTAAAAATGTATGCGCCCCTAAAATTGAAGGACGCGAACAGTCGGGTGCTTGGATTTGCACCACACAGATTTGAAATGAGAGCGCAATTGAATTTGCCTCTGATCACGCCAACAAATCACTTGGGCACATGGTCTATCTTGCTTACAACCGGGGCATTTGGTATCTGAGAAGACAAAGATTGGAAGTGCACTGAGTGGAGCATTGGTGAGCACGCTTGAGGAACTTGCAGCCAACAATGTAGGGCTAGTGGCATATGAGGCTCCTACATATCAAGTGTTGCAACAGTCATAGGGACTTTGGTTGCTTATTTGGTGGTACCCATGCGATCTCTAGGTCAAGATTAGCTGGAAGATAGCAGCTGCTCTAATGAGCAGGCATATTGGTGGAGCTATTAATTATGTTGCAGTTTCAGAGGCTTTTGGTGTGTCTTCATCAGTGTCGACAGTAGGACTGGCTGTAGATAATTTGGTCTGTGCAATTTACTTCACAACACTTTTTGCACTGGCTTCTAGAATACCTCCTGAAATTTCAACAGCTGCCAATGGACGAATCAGAGATTgtattcaaggaaggaagattgcttgcatttcttcgcaaaggaagaatcaacattcagagggagtctgacatattgttagaagtaaccttggacGAGGAGGTTAGAATGTTGATATTTGCTTCAAAGGGAGCCTGATTTTTTCAGCTTCATAGGGAGCCTAatatttcagcttcagagggagctacaatgtcatgaagatttggttaatgcatttttctttgtattggagaaatttgaggtgagagcccttgttaatgagttcttctctatgagggagaagttcgaggtgcaatcccttgttaatgagttcatCTTTGTGAGGGataagttcgaggtgcaatcccttgttaatgagttcttctctatgagggagaagttCAAGGTgtaatcccttgttaatgagttcttctctgtgagggagaagttcgaggtgcaatcccttgttaatgcattcttccctaggagaagtttgaggtgaaagccctcgttccaccctctgcgagtaggcatggtggagatgcattcttctttgggagaagtctgaggttagagccctcgttccaccctctgtgagtaggcatggtggtaatgcacccttctctaggagaaggttgaggtgaaagccctcttccaccctctacGATTAGGCATGGTGAGCCCACCCTCTGCGattaggtatggtgggtatcatggaagaaattccctGATGTAtttgttcaccctctgggagtagctatggtgaacgtattattcatgggagtagccatggtggtagtcactatgtgacttggttattcagaaggaatcttccctagctaagagggagtgttgttgtgtagctaggtcggatcccttctagggccgacctagtgcacaaaatgccaagtggcttgtcggccttggcatttggatatctcaattgtatgagtctaatttggggcagaCCCTATTTAggcgaaccacttgtgtgtaacttgtgattaagttaaaagTAACTTgtaactaagggagactcatatgtaacttgtaatatataggtctgaccctatccttggcaccaaaagtatatggccgacttgaggtctattaggaagtatgttggcggcaatattgtacacggaaataaaactagttaattaagttgtaattgtgttggttagttggcagccgaggggtggtagttgcggtgcgacggttggcgcttgcaccccctcggcatctttatatacttcggaatgtaacttttAAAGGGACAgtgatgaatggaataacatctgatatattgcatttgatatctatggcattattattctgcattacgtgttttatctgtgtactttaagttattcacccgagagggcaaacatttggcgccgttgcctagacgtactggggaacggaagacgcggatggcaCATGGacgcgatgggcctacccgtcaGTGAGATGAACCCAGAGGCCGACTATGCTCACACGGAACAATCGGCGAAGGGGAAAtggaaccctgtaataatcccgacacaatgttgagataaattgtggccgaaaggaaaaataataaaagttttttttttagtacatggtgtgtgcttgctatgtacggaagtgatttatgcccaatatattaaataaagatagaaataaaaaagcagaaacggatGAGTGGGAGGCcgtgcagagggccttgattctggagcaacaagtagaacgtagacggaggctgaggcaacttgccgaaggacgacctgccgaagggtggcccgaggggaaccaaggaggtgtcatggagggtgtagaagccgacggaaatttctacgcgtcgccagaacaccgtggggtgcggagccacgaagagtttttggaggaaacaaggttaaggagagatctagtcgaagagacccgggatcggttcagaaacttatcccttacaccacaaagtgaggatcaccaaagggagccaggagtgggcgcgggtgaCAACGAAGGGGAGGATAACCGTACGGTAGGTGCCACACTCGACAGGCAAAACACCATACCTCCAGTCACCATGCAGGACACACCACCGGCATCGGAGGGACCAGAGGGAGCGGCACAGGGGCACAGACACAGCCACAGCCATAgccacctccaggaagacgacccccaTCGATGGGGAGTAAATAGAAACTGTCGAAGTTcaatggcgacgggaaggaagatctcgtccgccattgtcgaacgtgcgaaaccatatggtcagtgaATGGTGTTACTGACCAAAACGAATGGGTAACACAGTTCCTAGCAactttaaggggagtggccatagatTGGTACTCAGACATGGATAAGGCctaagtcggcacatggcccgacctaaaggaggagtttgggatagagttccacctcctgagagatgacaacgaaatagtcactaagatctatggaacgaagcagaacaagaacgagactgtccgagcctatagtcggcggctgaagga is a genomic window of Cryptomeria japonica chromosome 7, Sugi_1.0, whole genome shotgun sequence containing:
- the LOC131062291 gene encoding LOW QUALITY PROTEIN: DNA-directed RNA polymerases II, IV and V subunit 3-like (The sequence of the model RefSeq protein was modified relative to this genomic sequence to represent the inferred CDS: substituted 2 bases at 2 genomic stop codons), producing MAPISEQAVCLGKRPSNHRKLSAITANRKPTTNLPCKDDYLKFELRYTDVSIANALQRVMIAEVPTIALDLVEIENNSPVLNDEFITHRLGLIPLTSKRAMEMSFSCDCDRCDGDVQCNDCSVEFTLLAKCDGDQILDVTSLDLMSSDQQVVPIDVANRATCDYDLTEWRGIIIVKLXRGXELKLRAIARKGIGKDHAKLSPTATVTFMYETGIEISKC